The DNA region TTATGTGCTCAGCAGTCAATCATTAACACAGGTGACATCCGCGGTGCGTTTGACCCAGCTGCTGATCAATACGACAAGGTCTATGCCTGACGTAACGTTGTCGGGGATTCCTGTCACTCGATGTGTAACCCCCAGCTCTCCACGTCCAGGCACGTGTTGCGACAACCTGGAGGAGCCGCCGGCCCTGATGAAGATGGGTCTGAGCCTGATCCTTGTCGGTCACGTCAACTTCCTGCTGGGGGCGGTGGTGCATGGCATTGTGCTCCAGCAAATCAACCTGCACGAGAAGGTGCGAGGCATGGGCTACGCCATCTCCAACGTGGTCACTCTCTTCTCCGGCATGTTGGTGAGTGCTGGGCGGACTCTGCGGAGAAGCagtgaattattatttttttcccgtttttttttttcttctttgtttgttGGTTAATAATTGTAATTACTAGGTTAAAATTTCTGAATCAgaattctttgtttttgctttcctTATTTGCCTTTATGGTCTTCAACACACTgggataaattttttttatacccCCCCCCCTGTGCGCGCTCCCACAAAAGTCTAGCAaggacagttttattttgaaatcctAAAAAAGATTAatacgtgtttttttttgtttgcttttttttaatgaagacatagacaaatttttgtttttgttctttcttaaAAACATGTTCTAATACACAAGTTGAAATTCTACAACTGATGTGTGAAGAAAAACCATCCTAAACCTGTTCAGTTAGAGCTgctgtatgtaacttttacgaaaatctgtttttccatgtttgtcaAAGCTGTCAACATGAGACAGTCGGTGAAAAACATCAAGCTCCTCCGCCTCTTTCTTGAGTTTCTGTTGCCGTCTTAAGAAGTTCACCGCTCTAggtcaaaaacaacccaacTCAGAGCCATgtggcgggtcttagtgctgtcagtcatcCTTGTGTACTGCTGCTAAATAGGCTAATGGCGGTGAAACAACTTACCGTccagaaattattattatttttttttccagtgtcaGTGATGGCAATGCTAACTAGTTTCAGCATTCGTGGCAGGCTCtattgtggtgaaccagctacAACGTAGGAAAGAGCAAGTGGAAATATGTGAGCAGCAAGTACATGACAGtgattaacagcgctaagacccccctcctggctctgattggttggttctgGCTGAGTGGCGTATTTATATAGCTAATATTTTTTACGGTCTAATAATGATCATtataacatatataaaaaacatatattttttaaataaaattctgtcATGTGGAGAAGTGATGATTTGAGGTAATTATGTCGTCTTCATTGTTTAGTCAaaaatttctttgtttactCTTTTAGTCTTTGTAAATGTTTGCTAAAATGTATTTGGATTTCAGGGAGCCGTCGCATTCacgtatctaaaattaaggtcataaaatgtcttaaattcactttaaaaagtaagttgtccttttaatatgttaatcacatgtaaattttcttttaacaggAGTATTTAATCTCGTATATtgcatgtgttttttatttctcgCGACTATTGTGTCAAAAGTTTGAGTTGCACGCCGACATCTTCATGAGGTTCTctgctaccgctaactagctgctattAGAGCTGCTATTAGCCCTTGCTAAATTTGAGTTAGTGACGCCTGCAGAAACTCTtaatttgaagaattttagtACATGACTGAGCCACATGACGTTGCTTTTGTTCTTATCTTCTGGTACTTAATACCGCCTCAATTGAAAACTCCAATGGCAGTATCTACATGCTACAAAGTTATCCTTCTGTGAATTTTGATGAACCCAAAGGAGAGCTGGAGCTTGCGAAATTAAATTTTGGGATACATTAGCATCACTtttgttaaatgtgacaaaTCCATCACTTGTCTTTGGCAGACACGCGCTCTTggtaattttcttttaatctcaTCAGTCTGTTTCCTGCAGGGTGTCATCGTTGGGATCCTAGCTATTATCCTGTCAAAAAACAAGAAGAGCAAACCTCTGGTTAGTATTCCCTCAGCTTTTATTTGATCCTGCAGGTATGCTTTCACCCTCCCTGATGTTTTCATATCTTCTCTCCTGCTTTCTGCTCTGATTTACCTTTTATGAAAAATCTAATCTCTGATACGGTGCTCGTGTCCTGCCGTGTGCATGCACAAATTGATATTTCATAGCACCGCTTTATTTTCTCAGCTTTCCTCCCTTTATGACTTATAATTTAGAACAAGTTGTTTCAGTCTGGCCCTGCGGAGCTGGAagagtctgtttttgttttttgtttttccatctctctctctctgtgcagGCAGTGCTTTTTGCTCCGTTTACTCAGTCAGCTGTCCGGCAGCTCAAACAAGCCTGACGAGCCAACCAGCTGAACAGAGTCGGCCTCAGCGTGATTAAACCAACTCCCTGTTTCCTTTTGTTGGCGAGAGCCAGCGTGAAGAGAGCGGGGATAGGTTAACATGCAGTCGTTTGGCTCCTCAGCCGTCTCATGTCAAGTAGTCATTAAGCGTCTCAAGAGCTGAATGAAAGTGCGCCTCTTACAGTGCTGTGGTTGCTTTAAGATATATGTTCCTCACTATAAATCATCTGATCTGTCGTTAACCTTTGATTTGACTGGTGAGTCATctcagtcatttttaaagagctaatggcttctttttttctttttataaagcaTATGAGCTCACCTAGAcagtgtcatttatttttatagtcaATATAAAAACCCTTGAACTCTTAAATAttgcatgaaaaatatgttttataaaggAGGGGCaatcttaaaaaaatctgtcactcatgtttaaaagccagtacaaacaaaaagccacaattttctttcttttttttttaaaggtttttttggCTATTGTGGCCATTATTTGAAAGTGCTAAGACAAGAAAAGTaggtgaagagagagagagagggaagacatggggcaaaggtcaccagaccgggaatcgaaccttaGACAGCCGCGTTGAAGAGTAAGGCCTCCTTTtgtgggttgtgctttaccTAAACAACTGTCACCAGTTGTAAAACATAGCAGaagtgaatggaagcagctaaaaagtcctctttttttaacacaaagttAGCATTCAACCGCTCACTATTCAACATGTCAATTGACCCTAAAAGTCACCTTGAGTTAATGCTACACGTGACAGTTAGAAAGGAAGTTAAAATATTCTCAGTTTGTTTGGCTCAGACATTGAGATAAATGCTGCTACAGTTAATTACTGTTTGCTTCTTCCACTTATTTTAGTTTGCTTTATAACGCAAGGACAAAACGtgtttagaaacaacaacaaaaaaaacactttgttaGTTTTAACCTCTTATTTTCAAGAAAGCTCACCCACTTTTCCTGCATTGAGAATTTTTTGGGAAAGTAAAAGTGCTCACTCCAGTCTTTCCTGGTTCTGATTTGGATCTTTTAAAATTAGTGCTTAATCTCTGGTCTTTCTAAAGCTCTGCTTACTCAcggattttgtctttttgtcaaaTAGCTCCCCTTGTCAACATTGCTCATTACTGCATTGTTGTCTGCATTGTGTACGCGTGTCTTTATTTCCTATTTTCATATGTTCTTATTTTATGTAATCAGTGTTCTTTTTCTCTACAAGCATAAACAGCTGATTGTTctttaattcattgttttttctaaaacatcttcgcgataaaaataaaaacttgtccAACATTTCTAATTTAGAACTTTAAGTTGAAATTAGCTTGAAAACATCACACTTGGTTTAGAAAACCAACATCCTGGTAACCAAAGGCTACATGTTTTCCTTTAGAAATTGGCAATATGACGGTGGTTATGTGCATCTGTCTAGTTCTacttgttttctatttttatttaacaaaagtcCAAACCATCCTTCCAAGCTCTTGCTGGTGCCTTCCTGTTCCACCTACTGTTTTAATCATACTGCATGTCTCGTTTATGCTCATTAGTAATGACATGACGCTGTCACTGCAAACAAAAGATGACGGATGATGATAGCACAGTTTCAGTTGGCCTTCAGAGAGCCACAACAGTGAGTCAGCATTGACGAGCCATTAATAACGCACCCATTTTAATTTCCATGACATATCGACAGGTTTCCTGTAACCCGATGCAgcttgttgaaaaaaaaatactagtaCTTGAACTTTTCCGCATTTTGTCCTGCTACACCCACACTTTcccatgtattttattgggatgttACGTTGCAGACCAACACAAGGTTGTGCATAtgtgtgaagtggaagaagaaATGGACTCatttggttttgatttatttgattgAACTTGTTTTAACCAATAAAAACCCTCATGATGTTTGACTCATTCAAGGGCTGAGATAATGTTTTATAACTTAACCCTGCTTTCAATCTCTAGGCAACTTTCTCCCTGATCtatctgctgtgttccttagtCTTCAAGTTGATGTTTGTTCTTGaatattctctaacaaacttctGTCGTGTTCACACAACAACtagatttatactgagattgcATAACAAACACAGACTCCATATAAGCATTTAGGGGACCTTCAGATATCAGAATAAAGGGGTGTTCTGTCGTTTTGGCACTCCTTGTCAGAATAGCATACCAGAGGTCTGCAGGCTATACTTTATCAAAACAGCATACCGATCTTTGTTGTGAAATTAATGCGAGAtataacacacaaaaacctgTAATCATAGATATGCTGAAGGATAAACTGCTTTAAAACAGACAGGAGGAacgatctaaaaaaaaaaaacagctagtgaagttttaaataattgtttgtttttttttgtcaatataatttttttaaaataattaattttttgtcaatatAACGTACTTTCAAAGGTTTACTTCGAATCGGGGGTTTTATTTTGCACCTATCAGTTATTGTTCAGTTGTGTAGATAGAGGACTTGCTGTTGGCACATTTTCTTTACGTACTCTTCATAGTAGCCCAAACTGGCTAGTTCTGGCAACCAACCAttctataaacaaaataaattaataatgtgaagtttatcattttgtttcatttagatgcactgaaatattttataaaggCGAATGCTGGTTCAGTGTAACACCCATCGCAAACGTCGGTATGTTGTTTTGATAAAGCAGCCTTGTAGATTTTCGGTATGCTAGAACACCAGGCGGTTCTGATTACAACTGTGTCTTTAGCGTTATTTTACATAAACCCACTGAGTTCTAATGTTGGATACTAGAGCTAAACCTCTGTTCTCCTTCCGTAGACGTGGTCCTTATTCTCCATCAGTCTGGTTTCGTCGCTCATGGCAGGAAGTTCCACCATTGGGCTTTTCGTGTCTCTAGTGAAGACCATCGTCAACGGCAGGCGGGTACTCCTGACTCACTGCCGCTTTCCTGATGTCATCAGCTACTCCAGCATTACCAACGAGTGTCCTTTTGACCCTACCCGTGTCTATGTGAGTGTGTTGCTCTGTCAGAGTCAAGAGATTAAAGCAGCAGCTGGGCCATTGGTCAGATGACCTTTGTCTATTGTATAAAGAGCCCACATTAAAATCAGTTATCAGTgggcattttgtttttataaaacagttttttctttatgtaaGGTGTGGAAATGTACAGTGTCtggaataaaaaagtatttcagtcTTGTCagacacttaaatgtttcagattatcaaacccattttaaaatcaaaccagtTTATATAggatgcagttttcaaatgataactttatttattttggggggaaatGAGCCAATCTTACCTTGCCTTTTCTGAAAAAGTAATTAGTAATTAGCCTCCCAACTTAATAGATTCACACTTTGTCAATAACTATCAGAAGTTAACATATCTGATGGACTTTTTTTACATTGCTGTGGAGGAATTTATACCGACTGTTCTTCTCAGTAATTTAACCATTTTCTGAGGCTTTCTGTGCATGAATGGCCTGTTTAAGGTAACACCACGCCGTGCAGAAAAGGTTTAGAACTTAGATGGATCTAATTGTGGTTTATTGGAGCCCCAAAGCCTTTCGAGACTGATAGACTAGATAGTTTCTCACCTATCTTTAATTTCTTAAAGTAATTGGGGTGAAAAATTTTGCTTCTTGAGATCTCTTAGCCTACCTCGTGTCATCAGACAAGTTTGGGTTAAGTGTTTTTCTTGATTTGGTGGGTCTTCCTAAATAGCTTATCTTGATTTTCATCTCCCTTTGGTGTTCTGTCTTCTATTTCTGTCATTGAGCGCGATTCAATGGCAGAATTTCAGTCGAACGAACAGCTTGTTCATTCAGAACAAGCCAACGGAACGATTATGCCAATTATTTGGATTGGTTTTGAATTGCAGTCTACCTATGTAGGGTTGTAGTTTTTTCAATGgtagtggaggaagtgaacgtcattcagtccgtgttggccacacttccaaatattgagcaattaAACTTCAAGAGTCGCTTTTAGCAAATCACTGTTTCTCAAAAGCTgagggtccagaccctctgtacgaagcaaagcgtagaacaagaggctggtttttaccagtcTAGTAATACACGTTAGTTCTGTCTGGTGAGactgaacaaaagaaaattcataatttaatgGAGAAGCAATTACAATTTTGGATAGTCCAGACCACCAGCAGGAAAGTTAACACTGTTCTCTGTGTCCGAGTGCACTGGCCAATGAGTAGGAGGTTTGACGTCTATCCTCGCTGTCACAAAGTCAGTCACGCTTTACAGCTGATGGACTGGTGGCAGAAACGCTGACCTGACCCGGTCAGTGCTCTCCAGGCTGCTTCCTGTTCCTGTGTGCTACTGATGGACTGTCAACCCTGTTTAGCCTCATAGCTGCTGACACATCAAAACAACtgttgagttgttttgttttttcagtatAGGACCTTTGTCTTAAGCTGGATTTATTCTTGGTGCTGGTGGTTAATGGCAGAGCAGCTGTAGACGTGCGCAGGATTTCGTGGCTCAGTCGGATTTCGGCTGCTAATAGCTTGAAGCCAGAAACCGGACAGATGTACAATCCCTAAAGCCATTGTGTTTTTCTACTTTGAGTTGCTATACTCATGTCAACACTGTATTTACTGTACAGCTGGCATTCATCGACCGGGTAGAGTAGAAATTTCAAGGTTGAGGTTAAGTGTAGTCTCTGCAGTAATAACGTAGAAGTATATTCCTGGTTGTTTAAAGGTGGGGTGGTGTACAGATGTCTTCCACAGACctagtttgctttttttatgcCGAAACCTTTGAGCTTTAACTTTAAGCTACTATATAATGctgtgaaaaaagtattttcaacCTTACggatttctttctctcttaCCCTTTTGTCaagtaaatgtttcagatcgTCAAACAAATGTAACCAgagtacataaaaaaattagttttattttccttttattaagGGAAGAAGCTGTCTAAACCAGTTGGGTTGTATCTTAAATCTTATCCAGATTAATAGAAGCTGCTCTGCAGTTTGagctgaaaaacaattaaattctGACTGACTTTGGACCATCTAACTCTCCAGAGCATTAAATGAAAGCTTCACAGGCTCAGCGAacagcagtttgtttttcatagaTTGGCGAAAGATCAACCTATTGACTCTTGGTTGATATTCTGTAATAGTTACATTTCCTGTTCATTCTTTTGTGTACCTGATGTCCTTTGGTGTTTATTGGTGAGATACATGTTTCATGAATAGTTGATTATGATACTTAATGTtccttgtcttttcttttttaattttgtaaattcTTGCCTTGCGTCAGatttatgtttcagatttttcacaCACTTTTTTTCAGAACATATGAGCATTGATCAGTTCACTACATTTTTGGTTTGAATGGCATTTGGACTATACCACTACTGTTAAAATTTAAGACAATTGAATATTGAAGGGCCACTACCGCATATACCTGGATAAGTCACTATTTGTATGGTTAAAGTCGGGATGCACCCATATGAAAATATTGTCCAATAATCAATCCTTACTGATATCAATACATATATTTCACTACCTCTAGACAATTTGAAGAAAACAACTGCACCGCTAACTTCACcactgcttctctgcttcactTAAACtccccacaatcctttgctgcatcactATCATTCTCACATGACCAAACCAATATTACATGACCAACGTCTTCCAGAAATAAATAGCAACAAGAtgcaaaaatgttattattgcCTTGATTTTTGTCATTGGTCCAAAatcaatatgttaaaaatgactaatacCAACCGATAGAATGTTGTTGAAAATACATTGTGCGTTCCTAGTAAAAAGATTATGTTCTGACAGGAAAAATTAAGGTTTAGTGTTGACACTATAGCCACTGGTATGTCAAACATAATTTCTGCATACATGGTGCATATAGTCCATAACACATTAacacttttgctgtttttttttttttgtactaaaTTCGGAGGTCACTAAGCACCTTCAAGTACAATATTCAAAATGGCCACAATATCACTAAAACGCAGTAAAAGCTGAGATAGTCATCATCTATGACAGTATCATTAAACCGTCTGCACAAACAATGTAGTACAAATTGGTGTTAGCATCACGTTTCTTTAGTGTGAATGATACAATAGAGGGTTTGGCTTGTGTTGCTGCCCTTAGTTGGCACCAAAGCGAAGAGGAAATCTCTCTGGTTTTTCAACCTAACTATTAATTCTCTCAACTTGGGTGTGGCATCATTCCCAAATCTAAGCCTGTTCCTCTGTGACTAATGCGACACACCATTTATTTGCTGACATGGCATTTTAATTAAAACGTAAGAGGATCAATGGCACACTAAGTcaacaaagtaataaaaatacaatgagAAATGTGCCGAGGCTTTTTGTACTGCTAAACTATACAGACTCGTCATACATCCtgtgtttaaagaaaataaatgtacatgGTTAAGCAGGTTTGTACAAAAAAACCCTCCAcaaataaagtattatttttgcttttgtttcttaaacTTCCAGTGAGgtttagaaaatatttccacctccaaatctgtattttattaaactatcttaattttattgtattattattaagattattatttattattttcttaaaaccaAACAATACCTATGCTAATATATGTTAGCTGCATCCGGTACATTCAGTTTGCTCTGACTTCCAAGTCCAAACCAAATCAACTGACTCCTCCTTTTTATAGGTTCTCAGAAACCCTGACCTCAAAACCCAAGATGGCCTCATTAGAGGTCTCATTAAATCTCATTAATGATCTCATTAAATTAGTGCCATGCATAATCAGtggaaaaacactttattgGTTTGCGTTTCTAACTCTAGTTAACCTAGTGACAGAGCACGGAAATGTGCAAATCACACTTAGCAAGCTTTCCAACTTGCTACTGAAAGTCAGATACGGTGCATTGTATTGGTAATCTAAAATCAAATTGAAGTGGGAAGCCCCCAGTAGTTGGGATTAATTTGGTAATATGGAGGCTTCTCATGATCCCTGACCTCTAAGTCAGTACTGCTGCCGCTTGCATACAAGGTCGTGGAAGCTGCAGCActacacagaaaataaagttgGGTGTGCTGTTACTCCAGTCCCAGATTCCAGTTTTGACCTCTGAGGTAAATGGAAAGAGGATGTCAAGAACGTGTCATGCCAGTTTAGCCTGGAACAGCATACACCAAtacaatttgatttaaataatgaaatattacaGCCAATTCTTGTGATTTCTacttttggttttgtgttttccatCATTTATCATAAATGAAACTACAAACCAAGATTGGAGAGAAATCATGTAGTAATAGCTCAGATTTATGACAGCCTTTGCATCTTTGTATTTCAACATAAAACTAAGACTTTCCTGAAAAAATGCCTTATTTGTACTGTGTTAGTTGATTCTTTCTTTTATATCTTTGTATAAAATGTGACGTAAGCCGCCTTAAAAGTGACTAACCTTTTCCGTTGTCTGCTGAGTCCGCAGATTGTTGCCACCCATTACCAAGGGATCCCCTATATGTCTTCCAGAGGGAAGATTCTGTTTCAGAAAGTGTgtgttggggtttttgtttctcattcaCACAGTTTGTCGGCGGGTAAATGTAATAGTCATGTAAGGGTTTTCTCCAACTCCTGTATATTTCATTATGGATTTTCATAAAACCCTCCAGACTCACAGATATAAACTTCTTATGATTTTTTATCGTTTACAAAGCAAGCCTAACAATAAAAGGCTGCTTTTACACTTTCAATTCCCTCGCTTTGCTTTTATAAAGATGCATTGTCtggcacattttttttattcacattgcATACTTGCCTTTCCAAGCTCTTTACTCCCCTCGGCATCTAGCTCTGAATAATATGATAACATTGTTTCACGCCATTATCCAAGCAGCATCCTCATTTATGTCGGACCGTGTCGCCTGTTCTTGCTTTAGATTTGGTCCAGATTGTGTTTTTCCAACCAAtgtatttccattttttccccaGAGTACCACTATTATCCTCTGGGTTGGTCTGATTGTATCGTGTAGCATTCAGATGGTGTTTTCTGCTCGTTGCCTTGCTGCCTGTATTTCCTTCTTGGGGCTGTCTGGTTGCCGCAAAAGCATGAGACATAAAAAACCCTATACCAGACCCGTAAGTCTTTAGCCATACTCGTTTAAATATGTGAACATCAAAGTAAATGTCATCCTTCTGTCGGCAGTATTGAAAATGACTGCCCTACCATTTGTTTGTTCAATGTGGCAAAGTCAGCGAAGGAAACTTCTCAACCTCACTACACCGAGCCTCCAAGAAGGCAACACGGCCCTTCACGAGTCTACACCGAACCTCCTAGAGTCCACAATACATCACCTAGACGTCACACAGAACAACCAAGATGCCACGAGGAACGTTCACAACTCTACACCAACCCTCCTGGAGACCACAGTAAACCAACTAGGCATCATAAAGACCCCCCAAGAAGCAACAACAAGCCATCAAAGCATCCCACGGCGCCTCCAAGACTGGAGCGCCACACACCTCAAAGGCCCCTTCCTTCCCACAATCAAAGTCTTCCCACCTCAGAGAGGCAGCCTCTTCGGCAATCTCACCGAGATTGGTCGGACGTAGAACGCCAAGAAATGAGGAGCTGCAGTCAACAAAGAGGGCAGGGGGAGCACCACAACCTGAGGAGAGGTACGTCCGACAGGCCCAGTATTTGGATATAGTTGTGTTTGTGAGGCCAAATTGTCTTTAAATACACTTTACTTGTTGCTGCAGTAGTATTCAAGTGTCCAGCATCACACAGACAGAACTCCCTTTGTGTGTCTGGGATAAATCGGCTTTCAAAAGCCGTATCCTTATTGAAaggagacattttttattttcataggGCATCATCAGGAAGTTTGGGAAGGACAGGAAGTTTGTACCAGATGCAGCATACGGGGTGTGTTATTGCTCATCTTTCTATTTGTAATGGTTGGATTATATTAGAGAAAACTGCACTTAATACTTTAAACTGAGAACGTGTCAGTATCCATGGGCTTGACGACATGAAggactgttttattttcagctatGAACTGAAAGATTAAATGCCTTGCTGAAAAATAAGGTTAGCTAAATTTACCAGAGTACTTTCAGAGATAGCATAGCGTCTCTGCTAACTTTAGCTGCTAGCAAGCTGGTTCTTTCACGAAAGAAGACCAGAACCAgcaatatgtttgtttttcatcatggaaatatttttatttttttatgctttgttttgtttgtttaatgtttttcttaattcaAAGTTGTACCAAATGCTGCTAAGAAATGATGGCTGACCTGAACTCAACTATGGTTAGCTTGACTTAATGCACCGGAAGCTAGTCAGGGTAAGGCCTGTACATATGCCACAAAAACAGAGTATTTAGTTATTTTCCTTAAGGTGGTTCTGTCTGATCAGGACATTTAATACTTCATAAGAACTCAAGTGGAAAACTCTTGGGGAATTTTCCAAAGATCCCTCCCATTGCCACATGTGGTGTCGGCGTTGTGTCGTAACCCACTCCAGATTTCTGAGCAATCCCACGACAGTGTTTGGAGACGacacaaaaatcaagtttagaccACATTGTATGTCAAGGACAAATTGCAAGAACTCCCAAACTGTGTCTACAAGAACAGAATGTCAATTCGTTATTGTGGCCTGGGGGAGGTGGAACACATTTTCTGTCCAGGCAGAACATGTATAGGCCAAAACTCAAAATGTCCCAGCAAGTCATTAAAGCAAGTCTTCACAGactagatttcttttttctttttttttttgttgccacaGAAGCATTATCTAGTGACatattgtgtttattatttttgatacCTGACATATGATAGCTGAGCTGGACTCAACTTGGTTTAGCTTGACTGGATACTTTTGAACATTTGAGTGCTTTCTAGAATTTTACTACTGTTGCCACAagcataaatgtttaaattagtGGTGTTCACCTGTTTGGCTAACTCACCTGTTGTTTTACTGCCTTGTTGAATGTAATGtgaacagcttttattttctcaccAACATTCTCATCCCcaaaattatgaattatttcCCCCCCAGTCTCCCAACATCTGAGTTTACAAACAAGTACTGGACCGCTACATTCCTAATCTGTGAGTTCATTCTAGGAAAGTTTGTTTCTCACCGACTGCGTGAGATTTAAGTAACTGACTATTCTTGCGTTGAAAATGTAATTCTGTTAGTCAATAcggaaagtgtttttttgtgtttatttaattaaatctttttgtATTGAGGTACACCTTGCATGTGTTTACAGTCtgaatattgttttctttcagtatGCCAGTGACCTGACAGGTACAACTGTTTAAACTCCagatgggtaaaaaaaaaaagaaactggcCAGTTGCTACGTTCAAACCTGTCTGGTGTGTCTTAATAAAGCCCCTTTAATACTTTTTGAAACGTGGAATGACGACGACGTTCTTCCGTGCGGAAGTGAGGATGCGGTCGACACATGCTGCTTCGAAACACACGGGGTATATTTTGATATCTTTTTAATGTCAGGTTCAACAGAACAAACATTGCATCCTCGTACGAGGTTTTCATGCAACAGAAAAGTAGTGCAGGAATAGGGGAAGGATaaaagaggaggaggggcttattttattttcttcaagaCAAGATACCAGTTCGTTAGAAGAGGCAGTGATaatagaaactaaaaaaaaaaggaataaaccGTAGTGGTTCAAGAAATTCTGACTGTTGTTTCTTATCCTACCAGCAGAAGGCAGTGATACTTAAGGATCCCCAAAGCAGAGATGCTGCTGGATAGGCAGTTCCAGTTCAAAACATTTGGTACAAGCTGACTTTTTTTAGATCCGTGTCGGAGTAGTTGGACGCGGTGGCAATCAATTAGATATCggataaaactaaaacattaaagataAATTGATTTGACAGAGTAAAATACATTCTTTGCATTGAGAGGGCAACAGTAATCTGGTTATACTGAGACGTTTCACCGATGTCTTGTTAAAACTtgaacaacccacattttgaggTGTTTTTTCTTGCTGTCAATTA from Xiphophorus hellerii strain 12219 chromosome 13, Xiphophorus_hellerii-4.1, whole genome shotgun sequence includes:
- the LOC116731465 gene encoding keratinocyte-associated protein 3-like isoform X2, which encodes MGFAGTCCDNLEEPPALMKMGLSLILVGHVNFLLGAVVHGIVLQQINLHEKVRGMGYAISNVVTLFSGMLGVIVGILAIILSKNKKSKPLTWSLFSISLVSSLMAGSSTIGLFVSLVKTIVNGRRVLLTHCRFPDVISYSSITNECPFDPTRVYSTTIILWVGLIVSCSIQMVFSARCLAACISFLGLSGCRKSMRHKKPYTRPFNVAKSAKETSQPHYTEPPRRQHGPSRVYTEPPRVHNTSPRRHTEQPRCHEERSQLYTNPPGDHSKPTRHHKDPPRSNNKPSKHPTAPPRLERHTPQRPLPSHNQSLPTSERQPLRQSHRDWSDVERQEMRSCSQQRGQGEHHNLRRGTSDRPSIWI
- the LOC116731465 gene encoding uncharacterized protein LOC116731465 isoform X3, which gives rise to MGFAGTCCDNLEEPPALMKMGLSLILVGHVNFLLGAVVHGIVLQQINLHEKVRGMGYAISNVVTLFSGMLGVIVGILAIILSKNKKSKPLSTTIILWVGLIVSCSIQMVFSARCLAACISFLGLSGCRKSMRHKKPYTRPFNVAKSAKETSQPHYTEPPRRQHGPSRVYTEPPRVHNTSPRRHTEQPRCHEERSQLYTNPPGDHSKPTRHHKDPPRSNNKPSKHPTAPPRLERHTPQRPLPSHNQSLPTSERQPLRQSHRDWSDVERQEMRSCSQQRGQGEHHNLRRGHHQEVWEGQEVCTRCSIRGVLLLIFLFVMVGLY
- the LOC116731465 gene encoding uncharacterized protein LOC116731465 isoform X1; this encodes MGFAGTCCDNLEEPPALMKMGLSLILVGHVNFLLGAVVHGIVLQQINLHEKVRGMGYAISNVVTLFSGMLGVIVGILAIILSKNKKSKPLTWSLFSISLVSSLMAGSSTIGLFVSLVKTIVNGRRVLLTHCRFPDVISYSSITNECPFDPTRVYSTTIILWVGLIVSCSIQMVFSARCLAACISFLGLSGCRKSMRHKKPYTRPFNVAKSAKETSQPHYTEPPRRQHGPSRVYTEPPRVHNTSPRRHTEQPRCHEERSQLYTNPPGDHSKPTRHHKDPPRSNNKPSKHPTAPPRLERHTPQRPLPSHNQSLPTSERQPLRQSHRDWSDVERQEMRSCSQQRGQGEHHNLRRGHHQEVWEGQEVCTRCSIRGVLLLIFLFVMVGLY